From the Candidatus Bathyarchaeota archaeon genome, one window contains:
- a CDS encoding cation diffusion facilitator family transporter, with translation MTHPHKPHPDSLSGMHEYEGVAKHRLLLAMAVTGVVMVVEVFGSILTGSLALGSDAGHMFTHLFALIISYTAAVLACKKPCHHRTFGFYRVEILAALFNSLFLFAVTAFILIDGIARLLNPQPVVGFEMFLVALLGLAANGLSILILKDSAHSNLNIKGAFMHMFADTISSVVIIVGAVIVYFTNWYIIDPLLGIGISMLILVWAVGLFKDSVNVLLETAPKGMNIDDISAQLHKQIPQIAAITDMHIWEITSHMYSFTAHIQLDTTDYKQSQQILQQINQILAQKYGVKHTTIQLKLAT, from the coding sequence ATGACGCACCCCCATAAGCCCCATCCAGATTCCCTATCTGGCATGCACGAATACGAAGGCGTCGCTAAACACCGCCTGCTCTTAGCCATGGCTGTAACGGGTGTAGTCATGGTTGTGGAGGTTTTTGGCAGCATCCTAACCGGCAGCTTAGCCCTTGGCAGCGACGCAGGACACATGTTCACCCACCTATTCGCATTAATAATTAGTTACACCGCCGCCGTTTTAGCCTGCAAAAAACCCTGCCACCACCGCACTTTTGGGTTTTACCGCGTCGAAATCTTGGCGGCTCTCTTTAACAGTTTGTTTCTTTTCGCCGTTACCGCTTTCATCTTAATTGACGGCATAGCTCGTTTGCTTAATCCGCAGCCTGTAGTGGGCTTTGAAATGTTCCTTGTTGCCCTGCTTGGTTTAGCCGCCAACGGCCTGAGCATCCTTATCTTAAAAGACAGCGCACACAGCAACCTAAACATCAAAGGCGCCTTCATGCACATGTTCGCCGACACCATCTCCTCAGTTGTCATAATCGTCGGCGCCGTAATTGTCTACTTCACCAACTGGTACATCATCGACCCGCTGCTGGGCATTGGAATTTCCATGCTTATTTTGGTCTGGGCAGTGGGGCTCTTCAAAGACTCCGTGAATGTGCTGCTGGAAACCGCGCCCAAAGGCATGAACATCGACGACATAAGCGCACAGCTACACAAGCAGATTCCCCAAATCGCCGCCATAACCGACATGCACATCTGGGAAATCACCTCCCACATGTACTCCTTCACCGCCCACATCCAACTAGACACAACAGACTACAAGCAATCCCAGCAAATCCTACAGCAAATCAACCAAATCCTCGCCCAAAAATACGGCGTAAAACACACCACCATCCAACTCAAACTCGCCACCTAA
- a CDS encoding TldD/PmbA family protein: MAALNKEFMLQLAQDAVQLALKQGAAEAEAFVYDDKATSIGVERGQITKSQRSIDRGVGIRVQLQKAIGFAYTNIIGSQTAVEDTIQKAIAAAKASKPDPNWKGLPEAKPYPTVEKTFDRQILELHPKDLVDMASRMLEAATESDKRVFPIEGGVGAGYASNAIANSNGIASFDQGTAVECSLATLAKDAQGVTPVCFEFNAERNLNVDLQWVGEEAARLAVSALNPQPVQTGNYKVILTQFALQDLLYHTLINAVKADNVQRDQSPFKDKLGMQVGSEELTVFDDGLFPTGLRSGPFDAEGAPHQKTPLIENGVLHGFLYDNYAAKKEDKQSTGNAARAGYLSTPSIEITNFHILPGTKTEAELLAEVDEGLIVYYLQGAHSSNPVSGEFSVVATPAWKIKNGEISHATNGVMLAGNIFELLKNVTAVASNERKMGQVIAPWLLAENVKVIGK, translated from the coding sequence GTGGCAGCGCTTAACAAAGAATTCATGTTACAGCTTGCGCAGGACGCGGTGCAATTGGCGTTGAAGCAGGGCGCCGCCGAAGCAGAGGCGTTTGTTTACGATGATAAAGCAACCAGCATAGGAGTTGAACGCGGTCAAATCACCAAGAGCCAACGCAGCATCGATAGAGGCGTAGGCATTAGAGTACAGCTGCAAAAAGCCATAGGCTTTGCCTACACCAACATCATAGGCAGCCAAACCGCAGTTGAAGACACCATCCAAAAAGCCATAGCCGCAGCCAAAGCAAGCAAACCCGACCCCAACTGGAAAGGGCTCCCCGAGGCAAAACCCTACCCCACCGTAGAAAAAACCTTCGATAGACAAATTTTGGAGTTGCACCCTAAGGATTTAGTGGATATGGCGTCGCGCATGTTAGAAGCAGCCACCGAATCAGATAAGCGGGTGTTTCCCATTGAAGGCGGCGTAGGCGCGGGATACGCTTCGAATGCGATTGCGAACTCTAATGGCATCGCCAGTTTTGATCAGGGAACCGCCGTGGAATGCAGCTTGGCAACCTTAGCCAAAGACGCGCAGGGGGTGACTCCGGTTTGTTTTGAATTTAACGCGGAGCGTAACCTCAACGTTGATCTCCAATGGGTAGGTGAAGAAGCTGCGCGGTTGGCGGTTTCTGCCCTAAATCCTCAGCCCGTGCAAACAGGCAACTACAAAGTCATCTTGACGCAGTTTGCCCTCCAAGACCTGCTTTATCATACGTTGATTAACGCGGTGAAAGCTGATAACGTGCAGCGTGACCAATCGCCCTTCAAAGATAAACTGGGCATGCAAGTGGGCTCAGAAGAGCTTACGGTTTTTGATGACGGCTTATTCCCCACGGGGTTGCGTTCGGGACCTTTCGATGCTGAAGGTGCACCCCACCAAAAGACGCCCCTTATTGAAAATGGGGTGTTGCACGGTTTTCTCTACGATAACTATGCTGCCAAAAAAGAAGATAAACAAAGCACGGGAAACGCCGCACGCGCAGGTTACCTGTCCACGCCCAGTATAGAAATCACGAACTTTCACATTTTGCCTGGAACCAAAACCGAAGCAGAGCTTTTAGCGGAGGTGGATGAGGGCTTAATCGTGTATTACTTGCAAGGGGCGCACAGCAGCAACCCAGTTAGCGGCGAGTTTTCAGTGGTGGCGACGCCTGCGTGGAAAATCAAAAACGGAGAAATCAGCCACGCAACAAACGGTGTCATGCTTGCAGGCAACATCTTTGAGCTGCTCAAAAACGTAACTGCAGTAGCCAGCAACGAACGTAAAATGGGGCAGGTAATTGCGCCTTGGCTGCTTGCTGAAAACGTGAAAGTCATCGGCAAATAA
- a CDS encoding TldD/PmbA family protein: MKELLIELTQAAVEKFGAKYAEVRAQNLVKTMFTMKEGRVEAAKQGIENGVALRVLVNGAWGFASVGSADRAVLMDSVSDACSMAKAASYSLKRPIELAEIDPVEDRVQIKPKTDPAQVSIEDKIKNAAKTTQIALKQDSRIKSCTIDYLDLTGKSQFVNSEGTNIEQDKLYVWSRLTASALQQGVFTFSREEIGSTAGYEIFEQQTPEVLGEKLAKRALSQLSAKSPRGGGFPVVLGPNVVGVFVHEAFGHLAEADLALAGGVLANNMDKKIASDLVTFYDDGTVNDAFGSFKYDDEGVPAQKTLLIENGVVKGLMHNRETAQKFGAKPTGNARAEDFRVEPIIRMRNTYMAPHDRSFEELVEDVKFGYYFKSFRGGQANLDGTFQVGIQEAYEIVNGEVGEAVRDASFSGSTLETLHKVDAVGKDFSLHSGRCGKGQTAFIGDGGPHVRVSEVVVGGSA; this comes from the coding sequence GTGAAGGAACTTCTAATAGAGCTAACTCAGGCAGCGGTGGAAAAGTTTGGAGCAAAATATGCAGAGGTACGGGCACAAAATCTTGTCAAGACCATGTTTACCATGAAAGAAGGGCGCGTGGAAGCAGCCAAGCAGGGCATCGAAAACGGCGTGGCACTGCGGGTTTTGGTGAACGGCGCATGGGGCTTTGCTTCAGTGGGCTCTGCGGATAGGGCAGTGTTGATGGATTCGGTTTCTGACGCGTGCTCCATGGCAAAAGCAGCCAGCTACAGCCTCAAACGCCCCATAGAGTTAGCCGAGATTGACCCTGTGGAAGACCGCGTGCAGATTAAACCGAAAACTGACCCCGCACAAGTCAGCATAGAAGATAAAATCAAAAACGCGGCTAAAACAACTCAAATCGCCCTCAAACAAGACAGCCGCATCAAAAGCTGCACCATCGACTACTTGGACTTAACGGGAAAGAGCCAGTTCGTAAACAGCGAAGGCACCAACATAGAGCAGGATAAACTCTATGTGTGGTCACGACTAACCGCTTCCGCCCTGCAACAGGGGGTTTTTACGTTTAGCAGAGAAGAAATTGGCTCCACCGCGGGCTACGAAATTTTTGAACAACAAACGCCCGAAGTTTTAGGGGAAAAACTGGCAAAACGTGCGCTGTCGCAGTTGTCGGCAAAATCACCGCGGGGCGGCGGGTTTCCCGTGGTTTTGGGACCTAACGTGGTGGGCGTATTTGTTCACGAAGCGTTTGGGCACTTAGCAGAAGCGGATTTAGCGTTAGCAGGCGGCGTACTCGCAAACAACATGGACAAGAAAATCGCGTCAGATTTAGTCACGTTCTATGATGACGGAACCGTAAACGACGCTTTTGGCTCTTTCAAGTACGACGATGAAGGCGTCCCCGCCCAAAAAACCCTGCTCATCGAAAACGGCGTCGTCAAAGGCTTGATGCATAACAGGGAAACCGCCCAAAAATTCGGTGCAAAACCAACGGGGAATGCTCGGGCAGAAGATTTTCGGGTAGAACCTATTATTCGCATGCGCAACACCTACATGGCACCCCATGACCGCTCGTTTGAAGAGCTTGTGGAGGATGTAAAGTTTGGTTACTACTTCAAGAGTTTCCGCGGCGGACAAGCAAATCTGGATGGTACCTTCCAAGTGGGCATACAAGAAGCCTACGAAATAGTAAACGGCGAAGTAGGCGAAGCGGTGCGGGACGCCTCGTTTAGCGGCAGCACATTAGAGACGTTGCATAAGGTGGATGCTGTGGGGAAAGATTTTTCGCTGCATTCGGGCAGGTGCGGGAAGGGGCAGACTGCCTTTATAGGTGATGGGGGTCCACACGTTAGAGTGAGTGAGGTGGTTGTTGGTGGCAGCGCTTAA